One genomic segment of Paenibacillus durus includes these proteins:
- a CDS encoding RHS repeat domain-containing protein: MSVTLSGQYEDEEMGLYYNRFRYYSPHEGMYTQQDPIGLAGNNPTLYGYVHDPLTWIDPFGLSSTLLNKALQGIVGDKMQAHHIIPEEIWKANSGFFKQIGLGGKMDEAFNGILLPDSYKSAKAKGMDIIHSGSHPQYSDIVRSRALRIRQQFNMGIIVFLLKHNAAKLAGLPVRKLPDIMTVF, encoded by the coding sequence ATGTCCGTTACGTTATCCGGGCAGTACGAGGATGAAGAAATGGGGCTGTATTACAACCGTTTCCGGTACTATTCACCGCATGAAGGAATGTATACGCAGCAGGACCCGATAGGGTTAGCTGGAAATAACCCGACATTGTACGGGTATGTGCATGATCCGTTAACGTGGATTGATCCTTTTGGGTTAAGCAGCACTTTATTAAACAAAGCACTTCAAGGGATAGTTGGAGATAAAATGCAAGCCCATCATATTATCCCTGAAGAAATATGGAAAGCTAATAGTGGTTTCTTTAAACAGATAGGTTTAGGCGGTAAGATGGACGAAGCATTTAATGGCATTCTTTTACCAGACAGTTACAAGTCAGCTAAGGCGAAAGGTATGGATATCATTCATAGTGGGTCACATCCACAATACAGTGATATTGTTAGAAGCAGAGCTTTAAGGATTAGACAGCAATTCAATATGGGTATAATAGTGTTTCTGCTAAAGCATAACGCCGCGAAGCTGGCGGGATTGCCTGTCCGGAAGTTGCCAGATATAATGACCGTATTCTAG